The Jiangella sp. DSM 45060 genome contains the following window.
CGCCGGGTCGCTGGCCGCCCGGCACCGCCGCGAGCAGGGCAGCTACGAGTACCAGATGCTCTACGGCCTGCGCTCGCGCGAACAGCTCCGGCTGGTCCGGGCCGGCGAGCGGGTCCGCGTGTACGTCCCGTACGGCCCGGAGTGGTACGCCTATCTGGTCCGCCGGCTGGCCGAACGGCCGGCCAACCTCGGTTTCCTCCTGCGATCGGTGGCGAGTTCCAAATGACGGTGGCGCTGCTCGGGGCCGGCGTGATGGGCGAGGCGCTGCTCGCCGGCATCCTGCAGGGACGGCCCGCGTCCGATCTCCTGGTCGGTGAGAAGCGGCCGGAGCGCGCGGCCGAGCTGACCGAGCGGTACGGCGTCGAGGTGGTCGGCAACGCCGAGGCCGTGCGCCGGGCCGGCACCGTCCTGCTCGTGGTGAAGCCGCACGACGTCGGCCCGCTGCTCGACGACGTCGCCGCCGAGGCCCGGCCCGGGCAGTTGTTCGTCTCGCTGGCGGCCGGCATCACGACGGCGTTCGTCGAGGCGCGGCTGCCCGACGGCGTCGCCGTCGTGCGGGTCATGCCGAACACCCCGGCGCTGGTCGGCGAGGGCATGGCCGCCATCTCGCCGGGCACGCACAGCGGCGACGAGCAGTTGCGCGAGGCCGAGGAGCTGCTGCGCTCCACCGGCCGCGTCACGCGGGTGCCCGAGTCGCAGCAGGACGCCGTCACCGCCGTCTCCGGCTCCGGCCCGGCGTACGTGTTCTACGTGGCCGAGTCGATGATCGAGGGCGGCGTCCACCTGGGCCTGACCCGCGCCACGGCCACCGAGCTGGTCGTGCAGACGCTGGCCGGCTCGGCCGCGCTGCTGCGCGACTCCGGCGAGCACCCGACGGTGCTGCGCGAGCGGGTCACCTCGCCCGGCGGCACCACGGCGGCAGCGCTGCGCCAGTTGGAGGACGGCAAGGTCCGCGCCGACTTCCTCGCCGCGCTCGAGGCCGCCCGCGACCGCTCCCGCGCGCTGTCGTCCGGCGAGCCGGCCTGACCATGCACACCGTGCACGTCGCCTGGTCCGACGCCCTGACCGGCTACGACTTCGGCCAGGGGCACCCGCTCAACCCGGTGCGCGTCGACCTCACCATCCGGCTGGCCCGCGCGCTGGGCGTGCTCGACGGCGACGGCGTGCATGTCGAGGAGCCCGAGCCGGCCGACGACGCCACGCTGCGCACCGTGCACACACCCGGCTACCTCGACGCGGTCAAGGCGGCCAGCATCGATCCCAGCACCGTCGACCTCGTGCACGGCCTCGGCACCACCGACGACCCCTGCTTCGCCGGCATGCACGACGCCAGCGCGCTGGTGGCCGGCGGGACGGTCGCGGCGGCCCGGGCGGTCTGGGAAGGACGCGCGCGGCACGGCGTCAACGTCGCGGGCGGGCTGCACCACGCCATGCCGTCCAGCGCGTCCGGGTTCTGCGTCTACAACGACCCCGCGCTGGGCATCCGGGCGCTGCTCGACGCCGGCGCCGAGCGGGTCGCCTACGTCGACGTCGACGTCCACCACGGCGACGGCGTGCAGGCCGTCTTCTACGACGACCCCCGAGTGCTGACGATCAGCCTGCACGAGTCGCCGCGCACGCTGTTCCCGGGCACCGGATTCCCCAGCGAGACCGGCGGCCCCGGTGCCGAGGGCAGCGCCGTCAACGTCGCCCTGCCCCCGGGCACCGGCGACGCCGGCTGGCTGCGCGCCTTCCACGCCGTCGTGCCGCCGCTGCTGCGCGCCTGGCAGCCGCAGGTGCTGTTCACCCAGCACGGCTGCGACAGCCACCTCGACGACCCCCTGGCCCACCTGGCGCTGACGCTGGACGGCCAGCGCGAGTCCTACCGCGTCCTGCACGACCTCGCGCACGAGCTCTGCGACGGCCGCTGGGTCGCTACCGGCGGCGGTGGGTACGCCCTCATCGACGTCGTGCCCCGGGCCTGGACGCACCTGCTGGCCATCGCCGCCGAGCGTCCCATCGACCCCGCGACCGAGACGCCGCCGGCCTGGCGGACGCACGTCCAGGCCCGCTACCACCACACGGCGCCGCGGCGCATGACCGACGGCGGCACCTCCGCGCACACGGACTGGTCCTCGGGCTACGACCCGGCCAGCCCCCTCGACCGCGCCATCCA
Protein-coding sequences here:
- the proC gene encoding pyrroline-5-carboxylate reductase codes for the protein MTVALLGAGVMGEALLAGILQGRPASDLLVGEKRPERAAELTERYGVEVVGNAEAVRRAGTVLLVVKPHDVGPLLDDVAAEARPGQLFVSLAAGITTAFVEARLPDGVAVVRVMPNTPALVGEGMAAISPGTHSGDEQLREAEELLRSTGRVTRVPESQQDAVTAVSGSGPAYVFYVAESMIEGGVHLGLTRATATELVVQTLAGSAALLRDSGEHPTVLRERVTSPGGTTAAALRQLEDGKVRADFLAALEAARDRSRALSSGEPA
- a CDS encoding acetoin utilization protein AcuC, with translation MHTVHVAWSDALTGYDFGQGHPLNPVRVDLTIRLARALGVLDGDGVHVEEPEPADDATLRTVHTPGYLDAVKAASIDPSTVDLVHGLGTTDDPCFAGMHDASALVAGGTVAAARAVWEGRARHGVNVAGGLHHAMPSSASGFCVYNDPALGIRALLDAGAERVAYVDVDVHHGDGVQAVFYDDPRVLTISLHESPRTLFPGTGFPSETGGPGAEGSAVNVALPPGTGDAGWLRAFHAVVPPLLRAWQPQVLFTQHGCDSHLDDPLAHLALTLDGQRESYRVLHDLAHELCDGRWVATGGGGYALIDVVPRAWTHLLAIAAERPIDPATETPPAWRTHVQARYHHTAPRRMTDGGTSAHTDWSSGYDPASPLDRAIHATRLAVFPAHALDPTY